Proteins encoded together in one Rhizobium bangladeshense window:
- a CDS encoding MarR family winged helix-turn-helix transcriptional regulator — protein MSEQKQDHVDRILAQWRRERPDLDVEPMGILGRLKRLGTHLGREVEAVLMTHGLSTSAFDVLATLRRSGAPHRLSPGELLEMTMVSSGTMTNRIDQLEKAGLVERIVNPQDRRSVLIALTEKGLATVEEAVGAHVANQQRLTRNLTAEDKAAFDRLLKKFLSDFE, from the coding sequence ATGAGCGAACAGAAGCAGGATCATGTCGACAGGATTCTGGCGCAATGGCGGCGCGAGCGGCCGGATCTCGACGTCGAACCGATGGGCATCCTCGGACGCCTGAAGCGCCTCGGCACCCATCTCGGCCGCGAAGTCGAAGCCGTGCTCATGACACACGGGCTTTCCACCTCGGCCTTCGACGTGCTGGCCACACTTCGCCGCTCCGGCGCACCTCATCGGCTTTCGCCGGGCGAGCTCCTGGAAATGACGATGGTCAGCTCCGGCACAATGACGAACAGGATCGACCAGTTGGAGAAGGCGGGCCTGGTCGAGCGTATCGTCAATCCGCAGGATCGGCGCAGTGTGCTGATTGCGCTGACGGAGAAGGGGCTTGCGACTGTCGAAGAGGCGGTCGGCGCCCATGTCGCCAATCAGCAGCGGCTGACGCGCAACCTGACGGCCGAGGATAAGGCCGCGTTCGACCGACTACTGAAGAAGTTCCTGTCGGACTTTGAATAA
- a CDS encoding succinylglutamate desuccinylase/aspartoacylase domain-containing protein → MDVSEIIIPGDTPGIEWRLPVLRFAGRDPKAPKTYIQAALHAGELPGTALLHFLCERLRQAEGEGAVAGDITIVPQANPIGAAQSHFGELQGRFDLGSRTNFNRDFPLITVADRAMLTEDLDDYPATEQLKRQLLDMALGADLVLDLHCDDESLQYAYIDEAFWPEAADLAAALDMEAVLLSDGESSAFEEAVGFAWKYEVPGERQSRLPGRLSVTVELRGKRDVDPLLAKRDADGLWRFLAARGIVSDERRAPAVFAGPAVPLDNVEIIRAPEGGAVLFHRTIGDRVAEGELLATIVTRPGQTDGSIDLHAPQEGLILTRTSDRLVRRRDDLMKIVCARPSRAARKAGTLES, encoded by the coding sequence ATGGACGTCTCGGAGATCATCATCCCAGGCGATACGCCGGGAATAGAGTGGCGGCTACCGGTGCTGCGTTTTGCTGGCCGTGATCCGAAGGCGCCAAAGACCTATATCCAGGCGGCACTTCATGCCGGCGAACTGCCGGGAACCGCTCTTCTGCACTTCCTCTGCGAGCGTCTGCGGCAGGCGGAAGGCGAAGGCGCAGTCGCGGGCGACATCACCATCGTGCCGCAGGCCAACCCGATCGGCGCGGCGCAATCGCATTTCGGCGAATTGCAGGGCCGTTTCGATCTCGGCTCGCGCACCAATTTCAATCGGGATTTTCCGCTGATTACCGTTGCCGATCGGGCAATGCTGACGGAAGACCTCGATGATTATCCGGCTACCGAGCAGCTGAAGCGTCAACTCCTGGACATGGCGCTCGGCGCCGATCTGGTCCTCGATCTGCACTGCGACGACGAATCGTTGCAATATGCCTATATCGATGAGGCCTTCTGGCCGGAGGCCGCCGATCTTGCCGCCGCACTCGACATGGAGGCGGTGCTGCTTTCGGATGGCGAAAGCTCGGCCTTCGAGGAGGCCGTCGGTTTTGCGTGGAAATATGAGGTTCCCGGCGAACGACAATCCCGGCTGCCGGGAAGGCTTTCGGTAACGGTCGAACTGCGCGGTAAGCGCGACGTCGATCCGCTGCTGGCGAAGCGGGATGCGGACGGGCTCTGGCGCTTCCTCGCCGCACGGGGGATCGTTAGCGACGAAAGAAGGGCGCCGGCCGTGTTCGCCGGTCCCGCCGTGCCGCTGGACAATGTGGAAATCATCCGCGCTCCCGAAGGCGGCGCCGTGCTGTTCCATCGCACCATCGGCGACAGGGTTGCTGAGGGCGAGCTTTTGGCGACGATCGTCACCCGGCCGGGTCAGACTGACGGCAGCATCGACCTGCATGCGCCGCAGGAAGGGCTGATCCTGACCCGAACCTCGGATCGGCTGGTGCGCCGGCGCGACGACCTGATGAAGATCGTCTGCGCCAGGCCCAGTAGGGCCGCACGCAAGGCCGGCACGCTGGAGAGTTGA
- a CDS encoding aminopeptidase, whose amino-acid sequence MTFVPQSQNTVDPVKLEKLAEVAVKVGLQLQKGQDLVITAPVVALPLVRFITKHAYQAGAGLVSTFYSDEETTLARFQYGSDESFDRASDWLYEGMAKAYANGAARLAVAGDNPMLLAEQDPGKVGRANRATSTAYKPALEKISNFDINWNIVSYPNPSWAKVVFPDDPEPMAIAKLAKAIFAASRVDLNDPVAAWAEHNATLAKRSAWLNGERFASLHFQGPGTDLTVGLADGHEWHGGASTAKNGITCNPNIPTEEVFTTPHALRVEGHVSSTKPLSHQGTLIDNIRVRFEGGRIVEAKASRGEEVLNKVLDTDEGARRLGEVALVPHSSPISASGILFYNTLFDENASCHIALGQCYSKCFLNGAALSQEQIKAQGGNSSLIHIDWMIGSDKVDIDGITPDGSRVPVMRQGEWA is encoded by the coding sequence ATGACTTTCGTGCCCCAGAGCCAGAACACCGTTGACCCCGTCAAGCTCGAGAAGCTCGCGGAAGTCGCCGTCAAGGTCGGGTTGCAGCTGCAGAAGGGCCAGGATCTGGTGATAACCGCGCCTGTCGTGGCGCTGCCGCTCGTTCGTTTCATCACCAAACACGCCTATCAGGCCGGGGCCGGGCTGGTGAGCACCTTCTATTCCGACGAGGAAACGACGCTTGCGCGCTTCCAATATGGCAGCGACGAGAGTTTCGATCGCGCCTCCGACTGGCTCTACGAGGGCATGGCCAAGGCCTATGCCAATGGAGCGGCCCGTCTGGCGGTCGCGGGCGACAATCCTATGCTGCTTGCCGAGCAGGATCCCGGCAAGGTCGGCCGCGCCAATCGCGCCACATCCACAGCATACAAGCCGGCGCTGGAGAAAATTTCGAATTTCGACATCAACTGGAACATCGTCTCCTATCCCAACCCCTCTTGGGCGAAGGTGGTCTTCCCCGACGATCCCGAACCGATGGCGATCGCCAAGCTTGCCAAGGCGATCTTTGCGGCCTCGCGCGTCGATCTCAATGACCCCGTCGCTGCCTGGGCGGAACACAATGCCACTCTCGCCAAGCGCTCCGCCTGGCTGAACGGCGAGCGCTTCGCCTCGCTGCATTTCCAGGGACCGGGCACCGATCTGACAGTCGGCCTCGCCGACGGGCATGAATGGCACGGCGGCGCATCCACGGCCAAGAACGGCATCACCTGCAACCCGAATATTCCGACCGAAGAGGTCTTCACCACGCCGCATGCCTTGCGGGTCGAAGGCCATGTGTCGAGCACCAAACCGCTGTCGCACCAGGGCACGCTGATCGACAATATCCGGGTGCGTTTCGAAGGCGGGCGGATCGTCGAGGCTAAGGCGTCACGCGGCGAAGAGGTCTTGAACAAGGTGCTCGATACCGACGAGGGCGCGCGCCGGCTCGGCGAGGTGGCGCTTGTGCCGCATTCCTCACCGATCTCGGCGAGCGGCATCCTGTTCTACAACACGCTTTTCGACGAAAACGCCTCCTGTCACATCGCGCTCGGCCAGTGCTATTCCAAGTGCTTCCTCAACGGCGCGGCCCTCAGCCAGGAGCAGATCAAGGCGCAGGGTGGCAATTCCAGCCTGATCCACATCGACTGGATGATTGGCTCGGACAAGGTCGACATCGACGGTATCACACCGGACGGTTCGCGGGTTCCGGTGATGCGGCAGGGCGAATGGGCCTGA
- a CDS encoding MarR family winged helix-turn-helix transcriptional regulator: MTEKTPKPSEAATSAWTSIMRARERLLAAIETDLKAAGMPPLAWYDVLWELARSKDGRLRPYEIEERTLLAQYNLSRLIDRLEREGLVRREVFAEDGRGRWVVITDAGRTLRTRMWTVYAAAIDAHVGSKLADDEAKAISGLLARFL, from the coding sequence ATGACGGAAAAGACACCGAAGCCGAGCGAAGCCGCCACCTCTGCCTGGACCAGCATCATGCGCGCCCGTGAACGGCTGCTCGCGGCGATCGAGACCGATCTGAAAGCGGCCGGCATGCCGCCGCTTGCCTGGTATGACGTGCTTTGGGAACTGGCGCGCTCGAAAGACGGCAGGCTGCGGCCTTACGAGATCGAGGAGCGGACATTGCTGGCGCAGTATAATCTGTCCCGGCTGATCGACCGGCTGGAAAGAGAGGGCCTGGTCCGGCGCGAGGTCTTCGCCGAGGATGGCCGCGGCCGCTGGGTTGTGATTACCGATGCCGGCCGAACGCTTCGCACGCGGATGTGGACTGTCTATGCGGCAGCGATTGACGCCCATGTCGGCAGCAAGCTTGCCGACGACGAGGCGAAGGCGATTTCCGGTCTGCTCGCTCGTTTCCTCTGA
- a CDS encoding EamA family transporter, which translates to MKTNARYLADVLTTAVAPAIWGSTYFVTTSFLPQGYPLTVALLRALPAGLLLLLIVRKLPTGVWWGRAFILGALNFSFFWAMLFVSAYRLPGGVAATVGAVQPLIVIALSRVFLGKPIQPLAVVAGFVGMVGVGLLVLTPKAALDSIGVAAGLAGAVSMAFGTVLARRWAPPVSNLTFTAWQLTAGGILLVPFALLLEPALPMPTAANLAGIAYLGLIGAAFTYLLWFRGLSRIEPSAISSLGFLSPVVATLLGWLALSQSLTPVQIAGFAMVLAGVWLSQRTMMPLRPIRPAASPEPANRPV; encoded by the coding sequence ATGAAGACAAATGCTCGCTATCTCGCCGATGTGCTGACCACCGCTGTCGCCCCCGCCATTTGGGGCAGCACCTATTTCGTCACCACATCCTTCTTGCCCCAGGGCTATCCGTTGACGGTTGCTCTGCTGCGCGCCCTGCCGGCGGGCCTGCTTCTGCTGCTGATTGTCCGGAAGCTGCCGACGGGCGTGTGGTGGGGCCGCGCCTTCATTCTCGGCGCGCTGAACTTCTCGTTCTTCTGGGCGATGCTCTTCGTCTCGGCCTACAGGCTGCCGGGCGGCGTTGCCGCAACCGTCGGCGCCGTGCAGCCGCTGATCGTCATCGCGCTGTCGCGAGTTTTTCTCGGCAAGCCGATCCAGCCGCTGGCCGTGGTGGCAGGATTCGTCGGCATGGTCGGCGTCGGGCTGCTGGTGTTGACGCCAAAGGCGGCGCTCGATTCCATCGGTGTCGCCGCAGGCCTTGCTGGCGCCGTCTCGATGGCGTTCGGCACGGTGCTAGCACGGCGCTGGGCACCGCCGGTCTCAAATCTTACCTTCACCGCCTGGCAACTGACGGCGGGCGGCATCCTTCTGGTGCCTTTCGCCCTTCTGCTCGAACCGGCGCTGCCGATGCCGACCGCCGCAAACCTTGCCGGCATCGCCTATCTTGGCTTGATCGGCGCAGCCTTCACCTATCTGCTCTGGTTCCGCGGCCTGTCGCGCATCGAGCCGTCGGCGATCTCTTCGCTCGGCTTTCTGAGCCCTGTGGTCGCGACCCTGCTCGGCTGGCTGGCGCTTAGCCAGAGCCTGACGCCGGTACAGATCGCCGGCTTCGCCATGGTGCTTGCCGGCGTCTGGCTCAGTCAGCGCACGATGATGCCGCTCAGGCCCATTCGCCCTGCCGCATCACCGGAACCCGCGAACCGTCCGGTGTGA
- a CDS encoding glutathione S-transferase family protein, producing the protein MSRLTLISHHLCPYVQRAAIALLEKGVAFERVNIDLANKPDWFLQISPLGKVPLLRIEEEDGSEAVLFESSVICEYLEETQAGSALHPADPLTRGRHRGWMEFGSSVLSDLWGYETATEVEQLEAKRKALTDKFTTLEGALADGPYFSGSSFSLVDAVFAPVFRYFDVFDKLGDSGIFDGLERVTRWRRALGERRSVQVAVGEDYPQRLMEFLDKHKSILLRLPAAA; encoded by the coding sequence ATGAGCAGGCTTACACTCATCAGCCACCATCTCTGCCCCTATGTGCAGCGCGCCGCGATCGCGCTTCTCGAAAAGGGGGTGGCCTTCGAGCGCGTCAACATCGACCTTGCCAATAAGCCGGACTGGTTCCTGCAGATCTCGCCGCTCGGCAAAGTGCCGCTGCTCAGGATCGAAGAAGAGGATGGCAGCGAGGCCGTTCTCTTCGAAAGCAGCGTCATCTGCGAATATCTGGAGGAGACGCAGGCGGGATCCGCCCTGCATCCCGCAGATCCGCTTACCCGCGGCCGCCATCGCGGATGGATGGAATTCGGATCGTCCGTGCTTTCCGATCTCTGGGGCTATGAAACGGCAACGGAGGTGGAGCAGCTGGAGGCCAAGCGCAAGGCGCTCACCGACAAGTTCACGACGCTCGAAGGAGCACTCGCGGATGGACCTTATTTTTCCGGCAGCAGCTTCAGCCTCGTCGACGCCGTCTTCGCGCCGGTCTTTCGGTATTTCGATGTATTCGACAAGCTGGGAGATAGCGGCATTTTCGACGGGCTTGAGCGGGTGACGCGCTGGCGGAGAGCGCTCGGCGAGCGCCGGAGCGTGCAGGTCGCCGTCGGCGAGGACTATCCGCAGCGGCTGATGGAGTTTCTCGACAAGCATAAGTCGATCCTGCTCAGGCTGCCTGCCGCCGCCTGA
- the ybaK gene encoding Cys-tRNA(Pro) deacylase, with the protein MSKTTRATQVLSQAGIAFTIHTYDYDPGAERVGLQAAEALGEAPQRVLKTLMAEVDGKAVCVVVPSDREVSMKKLASAFRGKSASMMKPADAERLTGYHVGGISPFGQRKAVPTAIEETALAEPLVYINGGQRGLQVRLDPKDALKVLKAMGAPLIA; encoded by the coding sequence ATGTCCAAGACCACGCGCGCGACACAGGTTCTTTCCCAGGCAGGCATTGCCTTCACCATCCACACCTATGATTATGATCCGGGCGCTGAGCGCGTCGGGCTGCAGGCGGCGGAAGCCTTGGGCGAAGCGCCGCAGCGGGTGCTGAAGACGCTGATGGCCGAGGTCGACGGCAAAGCTGTCTGCGTCGTGGTGCCGTCAGATCGCGAAGTCAGCATGAAGAAGCTCGCCAGCGCCTTTCGCGGCAAGTCGGCCAGTATGATGAAGCCCGCCGATGCCGAGCGGCTGACGGGCTACCATGTCGGCGGCATCAGCCCCTTCGGCCAGAGGAAGGCCGTGCCGACGGCGATCGAAGAAACCGCTCTCGCCGAACCGCTGGTCTATATTAATGGCGGACAGCGCGGGCTGCAGGTGCGGCTCGATCCGAAGGATGCGCTGAAGGTGTTGAAAGCGATGGGTGCGCCATTGATCGCCTGA
- a CDS encoding ArsC family reductase translates to MAVTIYGIKNCDTMKKARSWLEEHGVAYEFHDYKALGIDRAHLEAWIDKAGLDTVLNRAGTTFRKLPDAERENLNREKAIALMLDQPSMIKRPVLETEDKLVIGFKPQIYAGTFED, encoded by the coding sequence ATGGCCGTCACCATCTATGGCATCAAGAATTGCGACACGATGAAGAAAGCCCGCAGCTGGCTGGAAGAGCACGGCGTCGCCTATGAGTTTCACGATTACAAGGCGCTCGGCATCGACCGCGCCCATCTCGAAGCCTGGATCGACAAGGCCGGCCTTGATACGGTGCTCAACCGCGCCGGCACCACCTTTCGCAAACTGCCCGATGCCGAGCGCGAGAACCTGAACCGGGAAAAGGCGATCGCGCTGATGCTCGACCAGCCGTCGATGATCAAGCGGCCGGTGCTGGAGACCGAGGACAAGCTGGTGATCGGGTTCAAGCCGCAGATTTATGCCGGCACATTCGAAGACTGA